The genomic interval TACTTCGATTAGAAAAGAACTAATGACATATGTTGATAATATTGTAATACTGATGATTGCCATTACATATAAGATATGTTGTAACAATGAAATGTTAACTTGTTCATTTTGAATGTTTCTAGACTTGTAGTCTTTATAACTATTCATTAAAATAGCTAGTTGCTCTTCTAATTGTGTTAAATGCTGTTTCAACTCCTGGCCGGCCATGTTCAAACTCCTTTACTACCTAATTTGTTCTCATAGTTTATTTCGACAAAATTCTGTTTTTATTTAGTATAAATCAGGAAAAAGTCTAGGCTATACAGAATTCATGTTTCAGGGGGGGATTGATAGTATCAAAAATTCAAGAAGTAGATTCTCCTTTATTAGTGCCACTGCTCCTGAGTTTTAAAGAAAAAAGTAATTTATTTGCCACAGATGTAGAGGAAATCTTTAAAAAATCCCTCATTTTTTTATTTGTAATGGTAGTGTCGATTAGTAAAGAATAGTCTTTCAGAGCAGAAATATGGGCATCTTTTGATACAAAACTGCAAGTTTCACATATCCACTTACCTTTCCTTCTTTCCATCGGAATCGCTTGACATTGCGAGCAAATGACTCCTTTTATAATATCTGATTTTTGTATTTGGTAATGAGTAAGAATATCAATCTCAAGAGGGGAATGACTGTCCAATATGAACTTACTGAGCTGCAGAAGCTGCTCCTCACTTATGTAATTCTTTTTATTCGTTTGTTCAAGTTTCATCATCACAAATGGGAGTTTCGCACTCTGAATAACTTTACGATAGATTTTTTCATTTTGAGGAGTTGTTCCAAGGATGGTACGCGGTGTACTGATGATAACCAGTGATTCAACCGGCATGTCATAATGAGCAAGTCTCAACCATTTTTTCAATTGATAGCTTTGACGTTCTACCTGCAAAATTGGATCAGGAAAAGCTTCTTTCTTCTCATCTTGAATTCTAATCAGTTGGTTAAAGTTACTATCAAAAAATAAGGTTCCTGCATAATTTTTCACTTCTAATATCAGAATGAATTTTCTCGAAAGTATGACAGTATCTAATTGAAAATAGTGTGCTCCATCGAAAAGCCTAACATCATGTAAAATGAAGTGCTTGTCTGGAAGAAACTCAAGATAGTAATCAATACTTCGTTCTCCAAAGTACCCAGCTCTCCTTTTTGCCAAATCCCCACTAATAACATGGTACTTCTGATGATCGGTCGGAATTCTAAGTTGCAGCATTTCTAATTTCTTAATCATTTCGGGATACAACCGCTGTTTCATGATCATTTCATCATTCCCTGTCCTTTATATTTATTCTCTATCTCATTCGTCATGATTCTTACTACATCCTGCTAAGCCGAAGAATGACGTATTGTACGAAATTCATATTTTATTGTCCTGTTCTAGGTATATATTGTCTATAGTTGCTAAATTATCATCTAGAATCTGTATTTTATCAGCCGAATACATTATTTTATTATCCGAACGGGATCTTCGCCCTTTGGAAATAACTTATTGTCCGAAATTCATGTATTATTGTCCGAATTGATCTTTTTATTGTCCAGTTCTAACTTTTTATTGTCCTAATTTCAAATATATTGTCCGAATACAGTATTTTATTGACCGCCCGACACATTTCGACACATCTCCCCTTCATTTTAACTGCAAAAAAAGGGGGCCATTAGGCCCCCTTTCTTCTTTCAGCTTACATTTCATTAACCTTTTTTCTTTTTTGAATAAAGAGTACCGCACCGCCAAGACTTAGTACAATAAGTCCGATGATCAAATAGTTATACATCATTGAAGCCGTTTCTGGAAGCTCTCTATTTGCTTTTTCTTCTGATCCATCAGCTGGAGGATCCACAGTGGTAGGAGGATTTTTTCCTGCCGAAGGTGTTGGTGCTTTTCCTTCTTCTTCTTTGTCCACATCTTCTCCCTGATCGCCATCATTCGGAGGAGTCACTGGGTCCTCTCCTTCTTCTAATAAGAAGAAAATAGGATTTTCCACATAATCTTCTGTTCCAGTGATTTCGAACTGGAAGCTTATTTCATTTCCATCTTCTGTTGTGAAGATGATTTCATAATTTCCGATTGGCAGTTCAAATATGTCAATCGGTTCATCATCTGTGTAGTCAATTAATCTACCTTGTTCGTCAGACCAACCGTAACGATATACTTGTTCATTTTCTTCATCAATTCCATATAGGTCGAACATGGCATCAACGACAGGCACATCTTCTGTTTTATATACAAACATGCTGACGTCCTTAACCGAACCTTCAATTGGTAAAGTTGTTGCTTCACCATATACATAATTATAATAATCTTCTTCATCTACAGTTACATCAAACAAATAATCTGTAAACGGAGTAAGACCTGTGAAGGTGTAGTTCGTTTGGCTGCTATCTAATATAATCGTTTCAACAAGTTCTTCACCGAAGTTCGAATACAAATTAACGACATATTCGCCTTTCCCCTTCGGCAGCATTTTATCCCACGAAATAGAGATTGAATTTTGTGTAACTTCGTCAATGTGTAGTTCAGGTGTACTGTCAATATCTACATTAACGTCTACACCCCAGTCTTTTAATTGCTCAATGACCTCTTTAACTGAGTCTGCTGAAAGATCCAGTGTAGAAATATTGTACAATGATACTCTTTCAAGATTAGTCATTGTTAATAATGGAGTAATATCCTCGATCATTGTTTCATCTAAGATCAGCTCATAAAGATTTTCAAGATTTGCGATGCTAGTAATATCCTTAATTGGATTATTACTTACATCTAAGTAGTAGAGATAATCATTTAGTGCCGCTAAAGGTGCAAGATCCTCAATTTGATTGTTTGCTAGATTAATAAAGTTTAATCTTGTTAAAGATTCTAAAGCTGAAATATCGTTAATATGATTGTTCATCAGCGAAATATCTTCCAGCTTAGTCAAACTACTAACAAAAGAAATATCTGTTAATTCATTATTCATAATCGTTAATGAATGGAGGTTTTTGATTTTTGCTAAACCTGAATAACTTTCGATTTGAGTTTCATCAATCGTGATTTGCGTTAGCTCTGTTAAATTTTCAAGTGGTGCTAAATTTAAAGGAGCTGTATTTCGATAGACACTAAAATCATTAAGGTTTGTTGCATATTCCAAGCCTGTAAGGTCGGTAATATCTGTTTCATGCAAATATACTATCGTTAACTTTTCTAAGTCACTTTCTTGTGGATCACGATCAATACCTAAATCCTCTTTAACGAGTTCCTTAAGGGCTTCATCTTTAAATACGACTACATCCCCTGACGGTTCACCCCATGTTGTTCCATCAGTTATACTACTTAGTACAACCTCTCCAGCCTCGTTTAAAGCTTTTACTTCTACTTCATAATCTGTTTCTGGTTCTAGCTTCTCAATTTTCAAGTAGTTTTCATCACTTGCTAAGATTGTCTGTAAAAGTTCTCCATTTACGTAGATTTCAAATGATGAGATTTCCTGCTCACCATAATAATCCCAATATAACTCCATCGAGTTTTCTGTTACAGCATTGATATAGACGTCTAACCACTCTTCTTCTTCCTCTGAACCGTCATAGGCAACCATCACACCATTATTTTCAAGCTGTTCGATGACTTGTGCAACAGATTCATTAGATAAATCGAGATTTTCCGTATCGTGTAAAGCAACATATTGCAGCATGTCTAACTCTACTAATTTATCAATATCTGAAATCAATGTTCCGCTTAAATAAAGATCCTTTAAGTTGCTTAGCTGCTCAATTCCTGCAATTGATTCTATCGGATTGTTATCAAGATCCAATACTTCTAATTGTTTAAAGTTTTCTAATCCTGATAGAGTTTTAATATTATTATCATAAATTGTTAAATTCTTTAAATTAGGTAAATTTGGCAATGTTGACAGACTCTCTAAATCATTACCTTCAAGAGAAAGGTCAGCCAATTTATGAAGGTTAGCCAAAATCGATAGATCTTTTATGCCTGTTTCACCTAATGACAAACTTTCTAATTGATCAAGCTCATTTAAAGGAGAAAAGTTAGTAATTTTGTTTCCTGCTAAGTATAAAACACGTAGATTTGCAGCCGATTCTAAACCTGTTAAATCTGTAATTCTTTTTTTGTAAAGAAAAAGTTCTTCTAAAGATTCCATGTCAGTTGCAACAAGATCCCTGTCCAAACCAAATTCAGCTTTAATAGCCTTTTCTAGATTCTTATCAGGAAAATCAATTTTTTCACCTGATGGTATTTGAAGTGTTTTAAAACTAGACACAGCTAGTCCTAGTTGTTCGCCCTGATTGTCATATGCAATAATTTCAACATCATATGAGGTATTAGGATCAAGATTTTCAAATGTATAACTCGTTTCTTGAGCATCCACTTTCACTATGTTACCAGCAACTTTAACTTCGTAATAATCTACCTCGTTTTCACCAGCATATTCCCAGTTAATAATTGCTCGTGCTTCATTTGCCTTTATCGCATCGATATACAAATTGTAATAATCATCATGGTTAATTATTAGTCCATCACGTTCGAGGGAGGCAATTTCGTCTTGTAAAGTAAAGTATAATTCACCATAGATTGTTAATGTTGTTAAATTTGCTAATTGCTCTAAAGGTAAGATCGTTGAAAGCTCTAAATAACTAATATCTAATGTCTCTAATTTAGATAATGTGGAAATTGGTTCAATATTTTTTATGCCTGTCTCTGAAAGATCAAGGTAATTAAGATGCACTAAATTTTGCAGAACAGAAGCATCATTAATATCGTTTCCTGCTAGTTCAAGCTTTTGTAAATTTGTTGCCTTTTCTAACCCCGTTAGATTTTTAACACCTTCATAAGATGCATGAAGTGTTGTTAAATTTTCCATATCTGATAGGTAAATGTCATTTCGATCTAACTTTAATGACGATTTAATGACACGTTTTAAAGCTGCGTCTGGAATCGAGACAATTTCCTCTGTTGGTTCAGCTGCGTCTGGAACCGAAACAATTTCCTCTACTGGTTCAGCTGCAGCGATGTTTTTGGATTCATCGCTAATGTTTTCTTCTTCAATATTTTGATCTATATTTTCTGGTTGCTGTGAAGCTGAAGTTTTTACATGTTCTTCTGCTTCTGTTAAAACGGAACCGTCTTTTATTGCTTTAATATTAATAGAATAGCTTGTCTCACTTACAAGATTCTTAAATTCATAGGTTGTTTGTTGTTTAATATCTTCAATTACTTTTCCATCTAAAATAATCTGATATAAATCCGCATCTTGGTATTGAGGCCATGTCACCTTGATGGATCTGTCTGTAACATGATCAATGTTTAATTTGAATATGTCTTGTGCTTCATTTCCTTGTTGAAAGGTCACATCAATTGGTTGTGTTTGAAGTTCTGTATCACCTATTCTTTTAACAGAATATGTATATGTTTCATCTAAAACCACTTGTTGGTCAATAAACTGATATGTTCTTTGTAGGTTTCCTTCTGAATCAGTGGAAGATTCAATCATTTCTGCCGAAGCAACTTGCTTCTCCTCAGCATTCTTTATTAATGTAAAACTTTCATCAGCCTGTGATGAAGAAGTTGTTCTCCATTGCAGCTGTATTCCATCCTTATTACTTTTAGCTGGTAAAAAAGTTAAGCTGTCGTTTACAGCAACTGCTTTTGGCGAAAATGGGATGAATAGGGTCATTAGTAATGTAAAAACTAGTGATAATGAAACGAAACGTTTAATCAAGTTCGTCTTTCCTCCTATTTTTTTCTATATATTGTCAGAATAATTATAAGGATTTCTATCCTATCTGCCTATTATAATCAATAGACAAAATTCGACAAGCCTTGAAACTTTTTATGAAGACAGGACGTCTATTGATTGGAAACATTTTTTCACAAAAAAAAGATTGTGATAATAGGAGGAGAGCACTATAATCGTTATAGTTAGACCATTAATATGAATAAAAAGGATGAAATATATATGAGAGCAGAAAAAAAGAAGAAGAAAAAGGTCTTATGGATCATTCTTAGCATAATCGGTGTTCTTGTACTAAGCACAGGCGGATATGCCTTTTATCTTTATAAGTCAGCTGCTGACACGGTTGCAAGTATCCATGAGGATTTAGATCGGGAAAAATCTGATAAACGTACCGAAGAAGTGAAGTTTTCTGAAAAGGATCCCATTTCGATCCTTTTAATGGGTGTTGATGAACGTGAAGGTGATGTCGGTCGTTCTGATTCGTTAATTTTAATGACTGTAAACCCTAATACAAACTCAACGCAAATGGTAAGTATCCCGCGTGATACTAGAACTGAGATTGTAGGAAAAGGCAAAGAGGATAAAATTAACCATGCTTATGCATTTGGCGGTACAGAAATGGCATTAGACACGGTTGAAAATTTCCTTGACATTCCAATTGATTACTTTGTAAAAATCAATATGGAAAGCTTCAAAGATACAGTTGATGCTGTTGGTGGTGTTGAGGTAAATAACACACTTGATTTTACGTATGAAGGATACGAATTCAACAAAGGATTAGTTTCTTTAGATGGTAAAAAGGCGTTAGCTTATACGAGAATGCGTTATGAAGACCCACGAGGTGATTTTGGCCGTCAGGATCGCCAGCGTCAAGTCATTGAAGCTGTTATTAAAAAGGGTGCAAATGTTTCTTCGATTACAAAGTTTGGCGACATGTTTGGCGTTGTTCGTGATAATGTAAAAACAAACCTTACCTTCGATGAAATGTGGGAAATCCAAGCTAATTATAAGGCTGCAAGCCAAAATCTTGAACAGTTCCAAGTCAAAGGTTCAGGAGATAAAATCAATGGCATTTACTATTATATTGTTCCAGAAGAAGAGCGTTTAGCTTTATCTAAGCAGCTGAAAGAGCATTTGGAAATCTCTGAGAATACAGCAAGCACAAGTGAATGAACAAGTCAGTCCTTAATGGGCTGGCTTTTTTTAGTTATAGTGATACAAATCCTCTTGAGAGTTATGATATATTTATTTGGGTATATGTATAAAATAAGCAGAGCACCATATCCTTTAAAGTAAACGAAATTGAAGGAGGTTTTTATTGTGGAATTTTCATTAGGACTCATTATTTCTATTGCAATTGCCATTTTCTTAGCGGTTGACGCACCAAAGCATAATCGCAGCCCATGGCTTTGGGGAATTTTAGGCTTCATCTTTGGACCAATCGTTCTCGGTATTTATTTAATTGTGACAGGACGAAAAGTACTTGGCTGGATTATCTTAATTCTTTCTATATTACTTATTCTTCTCGTTATTTTGGTATTTGCAGGAGCTATGTTCTTTATGTTTAGCGGAATGTAAGATGAAAGGCCGTGCACATTGATGAGTGCACGGCCTTTTTTCATTCCCTCTAATCAAACTCCCAAACAATTACCCATTCTTCCTCTACCTTCACAACATACACTTCCTGCACAACAGTAAACGTCCCAAACTTACTATTAAAGGTTTGTTGGACTTCAATCCGGAAGGCAGTTGGGATCTTATCTTCATCCTCAGCCATTTTCCAATTTTGCACTTCTTCTGCCTCTGAAAGCTTGAAGGAGAAAGTCTCCACACCGTAATGGCTCATATAAATATGTGAACGCTCCGTTACATACCCGTTTTTTGAAAAACGCTCCTGTATCATAGGATGAAACAGCTCCCATGCACTGCCAAAGTCACCTTCCTGCTCATATTGATAAAACGCCTCGACGATATCAACTGGATCCTCATCACCAAAGCCAGATAAAACCCTAATCATCATGATGACCAACACAATGATAACGATCATGATGATTAAAAGTGGAAGTTTACTTGATGGTCTTCTCCTCATTTGTCCACACCTCGCAGCCTGTCTAATAACAAACTATGATGGGATGTGGACGAATATTCGAAAGAAAAATGAGTAGCCTGTATCCATGGCTTTAAATTTAAAGGATATGATTAAGAAATTTAAAATATAATAGCATAGCCACCTCAGGTGATCATGAGGCGGCTTACATTTTGTTCACAAAAGACACCAATGCTCAGTCCCGTTGTTAAGTTTCGTTAACAAATATAGGAAACGATGCACTCTTGCTAAAATCACTGGTATAATAAAGTTTACTAAAATGAAGAAACGAGTGAACTTTTTATGAGGGATGGCATTTCATTTATTGTTGAGATTGTTAACAACATCCACGATATTTTAATTATCATGATCAATGATATTTTCGGCATGCAGATGACGGATAAGGACATGCATTTCTGGATTATGGGCTTTATCGGTATTTTTACCTTTGCATGTGTATTTGTCATTTCAAAATGGTTGTCACAATTTCCATTCGGCCTTCATCTGATCGCCTTTTTATATACCTTAACATTTATGTTTGTCCTCGTTTTCGCTATTGAAATTCAACAAGCGATAACAAATCGAGGCAACATGGAATTTATCGACGCTATTATCGGACTTTGGGGATTTATCGCCTTGTTTTTAGTATATATAGCAGTTGCAGTGTTCTTTATATTGATGAAAACGATCTTTAGAAAGATACGAAAAAAAGATGATATAGATATATAATAAGACCGGGAGAATCTCCCGGTCTTATTGTATGTGCAAATACAATATTGTCCACTTATAACATTATATTGTCGGGTTTATCCGGTTTATTGTCCACTTTTTATTATATATTGTCCGATTTCAGAAGAATATCGACCATTCGACAATATTCAACATCTCCCCCATGCTTATAGCGGTGTCATATACCGTTTCTTTTCAATAAAATAAGCCCATTCCGAAAACCCGATTTCCTTCAACCGCTTCTGCACTAGCTCAAATTCATCGCCAATCCGTTCTGGTGTATGTGAGTCAGAGCCAAAGGAAACTTTTACATTATAAAAGAGTGCTCGTTCTAAGATCTCATCTGCAGGGTACCAGCCGCCGCAATCTTTTGTTTTACCTGATGTATTGATCTCGATCGCGACATCTTCTTCACCAATGATTTTTAAAGTTTGTTCAATGGCATCTGTTTCAATTGATGTAAATTCCGGATAAAATCCTTTCATGGCATCAATATGGCCAAGGATTTGAAATACGCCGCTTTTTGCTGATTGTTGGATTAAATCATAGTATTCTTCTTTCACTTGAATTTTTTGCTGTGATGTTAAGCCTTCCCAACGGCCCTTTTTAAAAATGTTTAGATCCTGAACATAATGGACAGAGCCAATCACATAGTCAAAAGGATGTAAAAGGTATTGTCTGCGATACACGTCAATATGTTCTGGATAGAAGTCACTTTCCATTCCTAGCAAAACATGAATTTTATCTTCATATTTTTTCTTTAAGCGAAGGACTTCATTTATGTATAGAACGAACTCACTTTTGGGCATAGCAATCGTTGGATAGAGATGGTCTTCCTCACTATAAAAATATGGGGAATGATCGGAAATTCCGATATAGTTCAAGCCGTATTCAATTGCTTTCTTTACATAATCCTCGATTGTGCCAATTGCATGTCCACAGCGCTCATTGTGTGTGTGCAGATCGAATTTTATTGTATCTGTCATTGATGAATTCTCCTCCTAAAATTAACCAGTTTTTCTTTATCATAGCCTAGTTTTTCGTTTTTCGCTACCTATGACAAAGACCCCCATCCTCTAAGGTGGGGGCCAGCTTATTAATCGTCATCATTGTCATCGTCATCTTGTTCAAGCTCTAACACTTTTCCACTAGTTGCATCAATTGTGATTTCTGCTTCACCATTTGATGTGTTAAGCTCCATTTCATATTCAAATCTTCCATCATCTTCATCTAATTCGATTTTTACGATTTCACCTGTGATGTTCTTTTTCGCAATGGCAACCGCTTCATCCTCAGAAATGACGGCTCCTTTAGCAGCTGCTTCTAATTCACGATCATCGTCATCATCATCATTGCGATTTTCTTCAACCTTTAAAATTTCAGCTGAAGCAGCATCCACTTTAATATCAAACTCTTTCTGATCCTTTATAATATCGACCTCATAATAGGATTGACCATCTTCTAACTCCACACTCTCAACTGTTCCGTTTACCTTCTCCAGCGCTGCCGCTTTGGCTTCTTCTATACCAATTTGTTTCGTTGTCTGTTCTGCCTTAGTCTGATTATCCTCTTTTGCAAAGCTATGATTGATTGCAACTGAACCACCTAATACCATCGCTGCAGCTAATGTAATTGTGACCATTTTCTTCATTTCTTTTTCCTCCTATAATTTGTTTTTGTCTTACAGTCTTTACTATAGACGTCAAAAATGAGAGGAAAGCGAAAGAAAGATTAAAATTTGATGAGAATTCGTTTATTCAGCGTCATCATCTCCATCATCTTGGTCTTCCCACGTAACAGATTT from Metabacillus sediminilitoris carries:
- a CDS encoding nuclease-related domain-containing protein; this translates as MIMKQRLYPEMIKKLEMLQLRIPTDHQKYHVISGDLAKRRAGYFGERSIDYYLEFLPDKHFILHDVRLFDGAHYFQLDTVILSRKFILILEVKNYAGTLFFDSNFNQLIRIQDEKKEAFPDPILQVERQSYQLKKWLRLAHYDMPVESLVIISTPRTILGTTPQNEKIYRKVIQSAKLPFVMMKLEQTNKKNYISEEQLLQLSKFILDSHSPLEIDILTHYQIQKSDIIKGVICSQCQAIPMERRKGKWICETCSFVSKDAHISALKDYSLLIDTTITNKKMRDFLKISSTSVANKLLFSLKLRSSGTNKGESTS
- a CDS encoding leucine-rich repeat domain-containing protein encodes the protein MIKRFVSLSLVFTLLMTLFIPFSPKAVAVNDSLTFLPAKSNKDGIQLQWRTTSSSQADESFTLIKNAEEKQVASAEMIESSTDSEGNLQRTYQFIDQQVVLDETYTYSVKRIGDTELQTQPIDVTFQQGNEAQDIFKLNIDHVTDRSIKVTWPQYQDADLYQIILDGKVIEDIKQQTTYEFKNLVSETSYSINIKAIKDGSVLTEAEEHVKTSASQQPENIDQNIEEENISDESKNIAAAEPVEEIVSVPDAAEPTEEIVSIPDAALKRVIKSSLKLDRNDIYLSDMENLTTLHASYEGVKNLTGLEKATNLQKLELAGNDINDASVLQNLVHLNYLDLSETGIKNIEPISTLSKLETLDISYLELSTILPLEQLANLTTLTIYGELYFTLQDEIASLERDGLIINHDDYYNLYIDAIKANEARAIINWEYAGENEVDYYEVKVAGNIVKVDAQETSYTFENLDPNTSYDVEIIAYDNQGEQLGLAVSSFKTLQIPSGEKIDFPDKNLEKAIKAEFGLDRDLVATDMESLEELFLYKKRITDLTGLESAANLRVLYLAGNKITNFSPLNELDQLESLSLGETGIKDLSILANLHKLADLSLEGNDLESLSTLPNLPNLKNLTIYDNNIKTLSGLENFKQLEVLDLDNNPIESIAGIEQLSNLKDLYLSGTLISDIDKLVELDMLQYVALHDTENLDLSNESVAQVIEQLENNGVMVAYDGSEEEEEWLDVYINAVTENSMELYWDYYGEQEISSFEIYVNGELLQTILASDENYLKIEKLEPETDYEVEVKALNEAGEVVLSSITDGTTWGEPSGDVVVFKDEALKELVKEDLGIDRDPQESDLEKLTIVYLHETDITDLTGLEYATNLNDFSVYRNTAPLNLAPLENLTELTQITIDETQIESYSGLAKIKNLHSLTIMNNELTDISFVSSLTKLEDISLMNNHINDISALESLTRLNFINLANNQIEDLAPLAALNDYLYYLDVSNNPIKDITSIANLENLYELILDETMIEDITPLLTMTNLERVSLYNISTLDLSADSVKEVIEQLKDWGVDVNVDIDSTPELHIDEVTQNSISISWDKMLPKGKGEYVVNLYSNFGEELVETIILDSSQTNYTFTGLTPFTDYLFDVTVDEEDYYNYVYGEATTLPIEGSVKDVSMFVYKTEDVPVVDAMFDLYGIDEENEQVYRYGWSDEQGRLIDYTDDEPIDIFELPIGNYEIIFTTEDGNEISFQFEITGTEDYVENPIFFLLEEGEDPVTPPNDGDQGEDVDKEEEGKAPTPSAGKNPPTTVDPPADGSEEKANRELPETASMMYNYLIIGLIVLSLGGAVLFIQKRKKVNEM
- the tagU gene encoding polyisoprenyl-teichoic acid--peptidoglycan teichoic acid transferase TagU — translated: MRAEKKKKKKVLWIILSIIGVLVLSTGGYAFYLYKSAADTVASIHEDLDREKSDKRTEEVKFSEKDPISILLMGVDEREGDVGRSDSLILMTVNPNTNSTQMVSIPRDTRTEIVGKGKEDKINHAYAFGGTEMALDTVENFLDIPIDYFVKINMESFKDTVDAVGGVEVNNTLDFTYEGYEFNKGLVSLDGKKALAYTRMRYEDPRGDFGRQDRQRQVIEAVIKKGANVSSITKFGDMFGVVRDNVKTNLTFDEMWEIQANYKAASQNLEQFQVKGSGDKINGIYYYIVPEEERLALSKQLKEHLEISENTASTSE
- a CDS encoding histidinol-phosphatase — translated: MTDTIKFDLHTHNERCGHAIGTIEDYVKKAIEYGLNYIGISDHSPYFYSEEDHLYPTIAMPKSEFVLYINEVLRLKKKYEDKIHVLLGMESDFYPEHIDVYRRQYLLHPFDYVIGSVHYVQDLNIFKKGRWEGLTSQQKIQVKEEYYDLIQQSAKSGVFQILGHIDAMKGFYPEFTSIETDAIEQTLKIIGEEDVAIEINTSGKTKDCGGWYPADEILERALFYNVKVSFGSDSHTPERIGDEFELVQKRLKEIGFSEWAYFIEKKRYMTPL
- a CDS encoding PepSY domain-containing protein — translated: MKKMVTITLAAAMVLGGSVAINHSFAKEDNQTKAEQTTKQIGIEEAKAAALEKVNGTVESVELEDGQSYYEVDIIKDQKEFDIKVDAASAEILKVEENRNDDDDDDRELEAAAKGAVISEDEAVAIAKKNITGEIVKIELDEDDGRFEYEMELNTSNGEAEITIDATSGKVLELEQDDDDNDDD